The Qipengyuania aurantiaca genome contains the following window.
AAGCCCCAGCTCCTCGGCGGGCTGGAGGATCATCACCAGCGTACCGGACCATTCGTCCTTGCGTTCGGCAAGCAGCTGGGCCGCGCCAATGAAGCCCGCCATATGCGTGTCGTGCCCGCAGGCGTGCATGACGCCTGTCGTCACGCCGCTCGCGGGCGTGGCCGTGACCGTGCTCGCATAGGGCAGCCCGGTCTGCTCGATCACCGGCAGGCCGTCCATGTCGGCGCGCAGCATGACCACCGGGCCATCGCCGTTCTTCATCACCGAGACGACTCCCGTCTGCCCCACCCCTTCGGTCACCTCGAAGCCGAGCGCGCGCATCCGCTTGGCGAGCTTGGCGGCGGTCTCGTGCTCCTCGAAACTGAGTTCCGGATTGGCGTGGAGATCGCGGTAGAGCTCCATCAGGTCTGGCATGTCGTCCTCGAGGCTCGCGCGCAGGTCGTTGGCCTGTGCGGGCGAGGACAGGGCGCCCAGCGCAAGCGCGCAGGCGGTCATGGCGAGTGTAGGACGCAAGTAGGACATCATCAGGGTCTCCCCTCCAGGATGGAGCACATGGAGCACGGTCCTGGGAGCAAAACCGCCCCCGGGCCGGCTTGTCTTGTCGGCGCGGGCGAGACTGGCACTTCGCACCGCTTTAGGAAAGCGCGTTAAAGCTGGTAGGTCAGCACCAGCCCGATCGAGAGCGCGGTGACCATGATCCCGACCAGCGGCACGCCGGTCTTCACGTAATCGGCAAAATCATACGATCCTTCGGCCATGATCAGCATGTTCGTCTGGTAGGCGATGGGCGTCGCGTAAGAGAGGTTGCAGCCGAACAGCACCGCCAGCACCAGCGGTTCGGGTGGCAGGCCGAGCTGCGCGGCGATGGCGAAGGCGATGGGCGTGCCCACCGTGGCCGCCGTCGCGTTGGAGGCGAAATTGGTGAGGAAGGTCACGAAGACCATGATCGCGGCCAGCACCAGCGCGGGCGAGAGATACTGGAGGCCGTAGGAGAGCGCTTGCCCCAGCCATTCCGCTGCCCCGCTTTCATCGATAATGCGTCCGATGGAGATACTCGCAGCGACCAGCACGATGACCTGCGCCGACAAGGCCCGACCCACGCGATCGAACTTCACGCAGCCGGTCAGGAACATCAGGATCGCGCCCGCCAGCGCGGCAATGGCGATCGGCACGAGACCGAAGGACGCGACCGCTACCGATCCCGCCATGATTGCGGCGGCCAGAACGGCCTTGGACCGACGGGGAAGCTCGCGCCGTCCTTCCAGCTGGAGCAGGCTGTCGGCGCTTGCAAAAGCCTCCAGATCGTCGGGCAGGCCCATGACCAGCAGCACGTCGCCTTCGCGGATGCGGATGTCGCCGACATCGCTGAACTCGTCCTTCTGGCCGATCAGCGTATCAGGCCGGTGGATGCCGACGACCGCCACCCCGTAAAGGTCGGCAATGCCCGAGGTCGGCAGGGTGCGGCTGGTAAGGCGGCTGTCGGCGGTGACGGTCATTTCCACGACCTGGATATCCTCGCCGCTTTCGTCGTGCTTGCGCTTGATGCGTTCGAGCACCCAGCCCGGAGCCGCTTCGCCGCGCATGACGGCAATGGCTTCCTCGATAGCCTCGTGCGTGCCCGAAACCTTGATCCGCTGGCCGGGGCGGAAGAGGCCCGGCTTCACGTCATGAAACTCGATTCCCGCCGGAAGGCGCGAGGCGATCTGTGACAGTTCGCGCCCGTTGAGCAGGCTGTTCTCGGTGACGCGGAGACGGGTGTAGAAACGCCGCATCTCGTGGGTCTGCTCGATCCGGTTGTCGTCGAGCATCTTGGGCATGACCAGCCAGAGATAAGGCAGCGCCACAAGCCCGGCGGCGAGCACGATGGGGGTGTAATGGAACACGCTCATCATCGGCATGCCAAGATCGACCGCGATGGAGACCACGAGGATATTTGTGGACGTGCCGATGGTTGTCGCCAGACCACCGATCAGCGAGGCGGCGTTGAGCGGCATCAGCGTCTTCGATGCCGGCATGGCCCCGCGCGCGGCCAGCGTCACGAAAATCGGGATCAGCAGCACCAGCACCGGCGTGTTGTTGACGAACATCGACAACACGAAGGCCAGCATCAGCGACACCAGCAGGCCGATCTGGAGGTTGAACTTGAAAATCCGCTCCAGCACCCGCGCCGCCGGCTCCAAAGCCCCGGTGACGATCAGCCCGCGACCGAGGATCATCAGCGCGCAGATGGTGATCAGCGCGTAATGGCCGAAACCGCCAAAGGCGATGGCGAGGCCGTCGGTCGGCGACTGGCCTTCAAGCGGGAAGAAATAAAGCCCCACCGCGATCACGGCGATGGTCAGCAACGAGATGATCTCGATGGACATGCGCCCGCGCGCAAAAGCGATGAACATCGCCACGGTCACGACCATGGCGGCTATCGCGTGGTAGGACGGCATCCCGATCATGCGGGAGGGTGAATTCCATCCCTACCGCACAATATCAAGCGCTTTTGCTTGGAATCACTCCGATTGCGCGAGAAGCAAGCCGGCGAGAAGCGCCGTTACCGCCGTGCCTGCGCCGCCTGCGGCAAAGGTCCAGGTCTTGGCGTCGATCATGGCCAGCAGCGACAGGCCCAGCGCGCCCACACCCGCCAGCGCCGCAAGCCCTCCGAGCGGCTTGGCAAGGCCGCTCCCGGCCTTGAGCGCGCCCGCACCGAGCAGGATCGCCGCTCCGCCAAGCAGGAACTTCGCGAGAAAATAGAAGAAGAAGGCGCCGGCCAGTACGGCAGCGAAGAGCTGAGGCACGGCCTCGCCCGCCTCCATCGCCGGTCCGAACATGGAGAGACCCATGGCGACCTGTATCGTGTTGAGCGTGCCCGCGAGCGCGATGGTCGACCAGATCGGGGCCTGCTTCGGCCGGCGCGCGGCCAGCGACAGGGCCAACACGGTGGAAATGGCAAAGGCGAAAAGCTCGGTGAACCAGGTCAGCGGGCGCAGCATCTCGTTTTCCGAGCCCGAGACGATGGCGATGTAGAAGATCTGGCTGGCAACCGTAAGCAGCAGCAGGGCGGCAAGCCCACGGATCAGGTGGCGGTCGGTCATGGTCGGTCCTTTGCAAAGCGTGGGCGCTGGATGCGCCTTTGCGCTCCCTTCGCGGCGGTGCGCGAAAGGTTACATGCAACCCGACTATTTCAAAGGCTGGTACCCCCGGCCGGACTCGAACCGGCACTTCGTAAGAAACTCGATTTTGAGTCGAGCGCGTCTACCAATTCCGCCACGGAGGCCCATGTGGAGCGCGGGAGTTAGCGGGGGCGGCCCCACGATACAAGCCATCAAAACGCGCAAGCATCTCAAATCCGTTCGCCCTGAGCTTGTCGAAGGGCCGTACTTCTTCTGGACCGTCGCTCTCAAGGGAAGAGCGGTGCTTCGACAAGCTCAGCACGAACGGATTGAGAGCTATTTCGCTATCCCTTCAACGCACTTGCCAGCAATTTGTGCAAGCGCGAATGGAGCTGGTCGTTGGCGGCCAGCACCTGCTTCGAATGGATCGGCTGCGAACGGCCGCGAAAATCGGATACGAAACCGCCCGCCTCGCGCACGATCAGGCAGCCGGCAGCGGTATCCCAGTCGTTGAGGCCGCTCTCCCAGAAACCGTCATAGCGCCCGGCCGCCAGCCAGGCGAGGTCGAGCGAGGCGGCGCCGAAGCGGCGGATGCCCGCCACGTTGGGTCCGATGGCGTTGAAGATCTTCGACCATTCGGCAAAATCGCCATGGCCCGCGAAAGGGATGCCGGTGGCAATAAGCGCTTCGGACGGATTTCGGCGCGAGGAGACGCGCAGGCGCGCATCGTGCAGCCATGCGCCGCGGGTCTTTTCGGCCCAGAAGGTCTCGTCGGTGATCGGGTTGTAGACCACGGCGGCGGTCACATCGCCCCAGTCGTCGCTGCCGAGCTTTCGCTCCTGCACCGCGATGCTGATGGCGAAATGCGGAATGCCGTGCAAAAAATTGCTGGTGCCGTCGAGAGGGTCGACGATCCAGCGCGGGGCGTCGTCCGCACCTTCGATCGTCCCGGCCTCTTCCATCTCGAAACCCCAGTCGGGGCGCGCGGCGAGAAGCTCGTCGTAAATCGTGCGTTCGGCGCGGAGGTCCGCTTTCGACACGAAGTCGGCAGGACCCTTGCGGCTCGCCTGCAGGTGTTCGATCTCGCCGAAGTCGCGGCGCAGGCGGCCACCCGCCTTGCGCGCGGCCTTCTCCATCACGCGGATCAGTCCGGAAATTGCGGCCATTGTGCTCTCTTATTCGGTGAGGACGCGGATCGAACGGGCGGCGAGATGGATGTCACCCCACTCGCATTCCATGTCGAACTTCGTGCCCTCGATATTGAACTTCTGGATGGCGAAGCGGCGCTGGATGCCGTCCTTGTCGGTCTCGCGGCGGTCGAGCTGCAGCTTGCTGATGCCTGCGAACTTGAGCAGGCCGGGATGCCAGCAGCATTCCTCGTCCTCGCCCGGCGCCTCGTAATCGGGGTGCGCGGGCTCGAGGCAGAAATCCATCTCCAGCGTCAGCTCGTCATCGTTGATGATGACGGCACGCAGAGTGCTCTTCTCGATGTCGATATTGTCGAAACGGCTGGCGATGGATTTGCCCATGGATGCGATTCCCTAGTTGGCCTTACCGACGTAGCTCTGCTCGTAGACGTCGACCACGATCCGCGTGCCGCTTTCGATGTGCGGCGGAACCATGATGCGCACGCCGTTGTCGAGCACGGCCGGCTTGTAGCTGGAGGACGCAGTCTGGCCCTTCACCACGGCGTCGGCCTCGACGATTTCGGCTTCGATCTGCTGCGGCAGTTCGACCGAGATGGGCTTTTCTTCCCACAGTTCCAGCTTCACCTGCATGCCGTCCTGCAGGAACGGGCGGGCATCGCCCAGGAGGTCGGACGGGAGGGTGATCTGTTCGTAGGTGGTCTGGTCCATGAATACGAGCATGTCGCCGTCCTCGTAGAGGAACTGATAGTCCTGCGTATCGAGGCGCACCTTCTCGACCGTGTCGGCGCTGCGGAAGCGCACGTTGGTCTTGCGGCCATCCTGCAGGTTCTTCATCTCAACCTGCATGTAGGCGCCGCCCTTACCGGGCTGGGTGTGCTGGATCTTGGCGACTTTCCAGATGCCGCCTTCGTATTCGATGATGTTGCCCGGACGGATGTCCACGCCGCTGATCTTCATGGGAGTTTGCCTCGATGTGAAAGAGCGCCGCCCGGCATCGGACGGTCGTGTGGTTGCGCCCTTACAGGCTGCTAGGGCGCACGGCAAGGTGGTGGAAATTTTGCCGCAATTTCCCTATATGAAGGAGCTGGAGGGTATTGAATTGAAACCGCTTGCCATCGTTTTGCTCGCCGCTGCCGCCTCGACCATGGCGGCCGCACCGTCGCACGCCCAAGGGCGCCTCGGCCTGTTGCCGCAGGGCGAATACGCCTGCGCGCTGCCCGGCACGGCCGATGGCCCGGCCTGGAACGAGGTGGAAGGACACGGTTTCTCCATCACCGGCGCTTCGAGTTACACTACGGAAAAAGGCTCGGGCACCTATCTCTACGAAGGACGCCGCGTCACCTTTACGCGCGGCCCGCTCAAGGGACACGCGATGATGCGCGTGTCCTCCGGCCTGCTGCAGGAAGTCGGCAAGGACGGAAAGCTCGCGCGGATGCGCTGCCACCGCACCGGCCCGGTCCGCGACTAGGTACTGAATCCGCTCAGCGCTTGCTCAGCAGAGGATAGGGATTGACCGCGTTGGCGGGTTCCCACCACTCGGAATCGGGGGTGGTCTGCAAAATCGCGAAATGCAAATGCGGTGCATCGGGCGAGGCGTTTCCGCTTGATCCCACCGTGCCGATCCGCTGACCACGGCGGACCTTCTGCCCTTCCGTCAGGCCCTTCGCGTATGCGTCGAGGTGCGCGTAATAATGAATGGTCCGCCCGTCGGTCGAGCGGACGTAGATAGTCATGC
Protein-coding sequences here:
- a CDS encoding SLC13 family permease produces the protein MIGMPSYHAIAAMVVTVAMFIAFARGRMSIEIISLLTIAVIAVGLYFFPLEGQSPTDGLAIAFGGFGHYALITICALMILGRGLIVTGALEPAARVLERIFKFNLQIGLLVSLMLAFVLSMFVNNTPVLVLLIPIFVTLAARGAMPASKTLMPLNAASLIGGLATTIGTSTNILVVSIAVDLGMPMMSVFHYTPIVLAAGLVALPYLWLVMPKMLDDNRIEQTHEMRRFYTRLRVTENSLLNGRELSQIASRLPAGIEFHDVKPGLFRPGQRIKVSGTHEAIEEAIAVMRGEAAPGWVLERIKRKHDESGEDIQVVEMTVTADSRLTSRTLPTSGIADLYGVAVVGIHRPDTLIGQKDEFSDVGDIRIREGDVLLVMGLPDDLEAFASADSLLQLEGRRELPRRSKAVLAAAIMAGSVAVASFGLVPIAIAALAGAILMFLTGCVKFDRVGRALSAQVIVLVAASISIGRIIDESGAAEWLGQALSYGLQYLSPALVLAAIMVFVTFLTNFASNATAATVGTPIAFAIAAQLGLPPEPLVLAVLFGCNLSYATPIAYQTNMLIMAEGSYDFADYVKTGVPLVGIMVTALSIGLVLTYQL
- a CDS encoding inositol monophosphatase family protein, which encodes MAAISGLIRVMEKAARKAGGRLRRDFGEIEHLQASRKGPADFVSKADLRAERTIYDELLAARPDWGFEMEEAGTIEGADDAPRWIVDPLDGTSNFLHGIPHFAISIAVQERKLGSDDWGDVTAAVVYNPITDETFWAEKTRGAWLHDARLRVSSRRNPSEALIATGIPFAGHGDFAEWSKIFNAIGPNVAGIRRFGAASLDLAWLAAGRYDGFWESGLNDWDTAAGCLIVREAGGFVSDFRGRSQPIHSKQVLAANDQLHSRLHKLLASALKG
- the efp gene encoding elongation factor P, whose translation is MKISGVDIRPGNIIEYEGGIWKVAKIQHTQPGKGGAYMQVEMKNLQDGRKTNVRFRSADTVEKVRLDTQDYQFLYEDGDMLVFMDQTTYEQITLPSDLLGDARPFLQDGMQVKLELWEEKPISVELPQQIEAEIVEADAVVKGQTASSSYKPAVLDNGVRIMVPPHIESGTRIVVDVYEQSYVGKAN
- a CDS encoding elongation factor P; translated protein: MKELEGIELKPLAIVLLAAAASTMAAAPSHAQGRLGLLPQGEYACALPGTADGPAWNEVEGHGFSITGASSYTTEKGSGTYLYEGRRVTFTRGPLKGHAMMRVSSGLLQEVGKDGKLARMRCHRTGPVRD